The sequence GGTCGAAAAGGCAAAGGCGTCACAATTATCACAGGGATTCTCTTAGCCGAAAAAGAGCTCAAGGTGCTTGCCAAAGAATTGAAGAAAAAGTGTGGTACCGGTGGAACGCTGAAAAATGGCGTCATTGAGATTCAAGGAGACCAACGTGATCTCATGATCTCGCTGCTCGAAAAAAAGGGATTCAAAGTCAAACGCTCTGGTGGCTAATTAGGCTACCCGCAGATGACCCCAATCACTTCCACGCTTTAATAAAACATCATCCGCAGCCGCAAAATGAGCCATCATGTGTGCATTCAACTCATCAGCACATTGCTCTGTAATACCATGTCCTGCGTTTGAGAAAGATATCATTCTTGAGCCAGGAATTCGGCGATGGAGATCATCACTCGCTTCAGCTGGAACAAGAATATCCTCGGTTGGTTTGACGACAAGCACAGGCTTACCTTTGAGTCGCTTCAATTTACGGCCCGTATTGTGCTGAGCCATAGCCATCAGTTGATACTTCAAGGTC is a genomic window of Deltaproteobacteria bacterium containing:
- a CDS encoding translation initiation factor Sui1, with the translated sequence MAMRPRDDNEGLVYSSEHGSSCPACQKPLKKCRCSKAEAAPKGDGIVRVGRETKGRKGKGVTIITGILLAEKELKVLAKELKKKCGTGGTLKNGVIEIQGDQRDLMISLLEKKGFKVKRSGG